A portion of the bacterium genome contains these proteins:
- a CDS encoding helix-turn-helix transcriptional regulator: MFSQNLRKLRESKNLSQEQFADKIGVSRQSVSAWESGKSSPEIEKASQIAKFFSISIDQLVGEVYDNNQTGKLDKKEYENSYSQIAKVRSVGILILFLGLAAAAYLSDLKFRTGLTTAQMPNFSIWSGITLMISLAISVPLLTFAGNLDKLANDKLVKSGAKIEETFSDKEIEIADKNKNLGAIILASLAFLAIAAHQIITISGSPENLANATFMILLGIGVTASTYGNSTFAKIQNFEDNSPFNK, encoded by the coding sequence ATGTTTAGTCAAAATTTAAGAAAACTACGCGAAAGTAAAAATTTATCGCAAGAACAATTCGCTGATAAAATTGGCGTTTCAAGACAATCAGTATCGGCATGGGAGAGCGGAAAATCTTCTCCAGAAATAGAAAAAGCAAGTCAAATTGCAAAATTTTTCTCAATAAGCATAGACCAACTTGTGGGAGAAGTTTACGACAATAATCAGACCGGAAAACTAGATAAAAAAGAATATGAGAATTCTTACAGCCAAATCGCTAAAGTTCGATCAGTGGGAATCTTGATACTATTCTTGGGGTTGGCGGCAGCCGCATATCTGTCTGATCTCAAATTTAGAACAGGTCTTACTACAGCACAGATGCCCAACTTTAGCATTTGGAGCGGAATAACTCTTATGATATCTCTTGCTATATCCGTTCCTTTACTAACATTCGCAGGGAACCTAGATAAATTGGCTAACGACAAATTAGTTAAATCTGGCGCAAAAATTGAAGAAACTTTCAGCGATAAAGAAATCGAAATCGCAGATAAGAATAAAAATCTTGGAGCGATTATTCTAGCATCCTTAGCTTTCTTGGCTATCGCCGCTCACCAAATCATCACGATCTCTGGTTCACCAGAAAATCTAGCCAATGCAACATTCATGATTCTTCTTGGAATTGGCGTCACAGCTTCAACTTATGGTAATTCTACCTTCGCCAAAATCCAAAATTTTGAAGATAACAGCCCATTCAATAAGTAA
- a CDS encoding fructose-bisphosphate aldolase class I, with protein MEPTILSIGNATKDSFLDINQRQVYKDKQNVFHYDLTFDDSTLEYKRRAGILGGVILSEKIFQAAHIKSFSNINPRGLTTFNFEKENYPVLYRYIVSHGARSVILSNSPKKLNWVAPIFVPETVYIADNILSKNYLAAFKNYLKNHPEIRLIFSLEDFNVEVLREFLPRARVVFVDVKKPILGDLIDYSSVETVGKSLRDLGVEISLIENGEEIYAVRDREVIKITTKFQLNSFYQKSIFRASFIGEILNGNILRESLETAVTIAENSDFNAILKPFLAKQILLQNKEERLQVISEEPSREEILREVAQKMLGSGKGIFAADESGGSIAKKFAEVGVDDSTENRRAYREMFLTTPEIEKYLNGVILAEETVEQKSDNGESFLENLKNRGILVGVKLDEGLRDLEGFDGETISAGLDNLAEKLDKYAKLGLNFAKWRVAFKIDKEKNLPSPASIAVNVQTLARYAKMCQIAGIVPIVEPEVIFSGNHSISECKNVTEQVLKALFEELRLFQVDISAVVLKVNMVLAGRDNPLQSSAQEVASSTLEMLERAVPDDIAGVIFLSGGQDSQRATQNLAEIVKKSRLKFPLTFSFARALQDDSLKKWAGKKQNVSSAQTIFFQKLLENSAAVSRK; from the coding sequence ATGGAACCGACAATTCTCTCAATTGGCAACGCGACAAAAGATAGTTTTTTAGACATCAATCAACGACAAGTTTATAAAGACAAGCAGAATGTTTTTCATTATGACTTGACTTTTGACGACTCTACGCTTGAGTATAAGAGGCGAGCGGGTATTTTGGGCGGTGTAATTTTGAGCGAAAAAATCTTTCAGGCGGCGCACATCAAGAGTTTTTCTAATATAAATCCGCGGGGCTTGACTACCTTTAACTTCGAAAAAGAAAACTATCCAGTTTTGTATCGCTATATTGTTTCGCACGGAGCGAGAAGTGTTATTTTGTCCAATTCGCCCAAGAAGTTGAACTGGGTTGCGCCGATTTTTGTGCCAGAAACGGTTTATATTGCAGACAATATTTTGTCAAAGAATTATTTGGCGGCATTCAAAAATTATCTTAAAAATCATCCGGAAATTCGTTTAATTTTTTCCTTGGAAGATTTTAACGTTGAAGTTTTGCGTGAATTTTTACCCCGCGCGCGAGTTGTTTTTGTTGATGTCAAGAAGCCGATTTTAGGTGATTTAATAGATTATAGTAGCGTTGAGACTGTGGGTAAAAGCCTGCGTGATTTGGGAGTAGAAATCTCTCTGATTGAGAATGGAGAAGAAATCTACGCTGTGCGCGATAGGGAAGTTATAAAAATTACAACAAAATTCCAATTAAATTCATTTTATCAGAAGTCGATCTTTCGGGCGTCATTCATTGGTGAAATTCTGAATGGAAATATTTTGCGTGAGAGTCTTGAAACGGCTGTCACTATCGCTGAAAATTCAGATTTTAACGCTATCTTGAAGCCGTTTTTAGCTAAGCAAATTTTGCTCCAGAACAAAGAAGAGCGTCTCCAAGTTATCTCTGAAGAGCCATCCCGGGAAGAAATCTTGCGCGAGGTGGCCCAAAAAATGCTGGGCTCAGGTAAAGGTATTTTTGCGGCGGATGAGAGCGGTGGAAGTATCGCTAAGAAGTTTGCTGAAGTCGGAGTTGATGATTCTACTGAAAATCGACGAGCCTATCGTGAAATGTTTTTGACTACACCTGAGATTGAAAAATATCTCAACGGAGTGATTTTAGCAGAAGAAACGGTTGAGCAGAAATCTGATAATGGCGAGTCTTTCTTGGAAAATTTGAAAAATCGCGGGATTTTGGTTGGAGTTAAGTTGGATGAAGGCTTGCGAGATCTGGAGGGATTTGATGGCGAGACAATCTCTGCTGGACTTGACAATTTAGCAGAAAAATTGGATAAGTATGCTAAATTAGGCTTAAACTTTGCTAAATGGCGCGTAGCATTTAAGATTGATAAAGAAAAAAATCTGCCATCGCCTGCGTCAATTGCGGTAAATGTTCAGACTTTGGCGAGATACGCTAAGATGTGTCAGATTGCTGGTATTGTGCCGATTGTTGAGCCGGAAGTGATTTTCTCTGGAAATCATTCAATTTCTGAGTGTAAAAATGTTACTGAACAAGTCTTGAAGGCGCTTTTTGAAGAGTTGAGATTGTTCCAAGTTGATATCTCGGCGGTTGTACTGAAGGTCAATATGGTGCTTGCTGGGCGAGATAATCCGCTCCAGTCTAGCGCACAAGAAGTGGCGAGTTCAACTTTGGAAATGCTCGAGCGAGCGGTTCCGGATGATATTGCTGGCGTGATTTTCCTTTCTGGCGGTCAAGATAGTCAGCGCGCGACACAAAATTTGGCTGAGATTGTTAAAAAATCTCGATTAAAGTTTCCTTTGACATTCTCTTTTGCGAGGGCTTTACAAGATGATTCGCTCAAAAAATGGGCTGGAAAGAAGCAGAATGTGTCATCCGCGCAGACAATTTTCTTCCAAAAGTTGCTAGAAAATTCCGCTGCTGTTTCAAGAAAGTAA